One Natator depressus isolate rNatDep1 chromosome 26, rNatDep2.hap1, whole genome shotgun sequence genomic window, ttgctaacatagttcctatttttaagaaagggaaaaaaagtgatccgggtaactgtaggcctgttagtttgacatctgtagtatgcaaggtcttggaaaaaattttgaaggagaaggtagttaaggacattgaagtcaatggtaaatgggacaaaatacaacatggttttacaaaaggtagattgtgccaaaccaacctgatctccttctttgaaaaagtaacattttttagacaaaggaaacgcagtggatctaatttacctagatttcagtaaggcgtttgataccgtgccgtaccgtggggaattattagttaaattggataagatggggatcaataggaaaattgaaaggtggataacgaattggttaaaggggagactacaacgggtcctactgaaaggtgaactgtcaggctggagggaggttaccagtggagttcttcaaggataggttttgggaccaatcttatttaatctttttattactgaccttggcacaaaaagtgggagtgtgctaataaagtttgcggatgatacaaagttgggaggtattgccaatttagagaaggacagggatatcctacaggaggatctggatgaccttgtaaactggagtaatagtaataggatgaaatttaatagtgagaagtgtaaggtcatgcatttagggattaataacaagaattttagttataagctagggatgcatcaattagaagtaatggaggaggaaaaggaccttggagtcttggttgatcataggatgactatgagccgccagtgttatgtggccatgaaaaaagcgaatgcggtcttgggatgcatcaggagaggtatttccagtagggataaggaggttttagtaccgttatacaaggcactggtgagacctcacctggaatactgtgtgcagttctggtctcccatgtttttaagaaggatgaattcaaagtggaacaggtacagagaagggctactaggatgatccgaggaatggaaaacttgtcttatgaaaggagactcaaggagcttggcttgtttagcttaactaaaagaaggttgaggggagatacgattgctctctataaatatatcagagggataaataccggagagggagaggaattatataagctcaataccaatgtggacacaagaacaaatggatataaactggccaccaggaaatttagactagaaattagatgaaggtttctaaccatcagaggagtgaagttttggaatagccttccaagggaagcagtgggggcaaaagactatctggctttaagattaaactcgataagtttatggaggagatggtatgatgggataacatggttttggtaattaaatattcatggtaaataggcccaatggtctgtgatgggatattagatggggtgggatccgagttacccaggaaagaattttctgtagtattgggctgatgaatcttgcccatatgctcagggtttagctgatcgccatatttggggtcggggaGGAATTTTCTTgcggggcagattggaagaggccttggaggtttttcgccttcctctgtagcatggggcacggggcatgggtcacttgctggaggattctctgctccttgaagtctttaaactacgatttgaggacttcaatagcacagatataggtgtgaggttttttgcaggagtggtgggtgaaactctgtggcctgcattgtgcaggaggtcagactagatgatcataatggtcccttctgacctaaatatctatgaatcgcCCTCTGTGTGTCTTTTACTCACACATACTGTATACCTTCTGCACTGTAAATTGTTTTTTGCCctctgcccatcaccatggtatctcaGTGCCCCCCTAAATGTTGTAGGTGagtgacaaattcagactagaaattagattcacatttttaacagtgagggtaattaaccagtggaaaaATGTCAaggattgtgatggattctccatcactggcaatttttaaattcaTGTTGGATGATTTTTAAAGCATCTGCTCTAATACAAACTGAACTAATTCAGGGTAGTCCTGTGACCTGTTaaacaagaggtcagactagaaaaagagcccttctggccttgtaatctgAGTGATCTAAACAGCCATGAGACTTATTGCTTCTCTCCTGTTGTCTCGAGGCTCATAGGATTGTCTAGCATTTCATTTCTTTCTTCTTGCCCTCTCTCCCTGTTTCTGAGGACTGGTGGTGTAGTCCTTACTCACCTACAGCAGAAAATGAATGTGTGGAAAGCCTGTCAGAGGTCTGCATTTCTCCTGGAAGGCCTAGGCAGCTGTTGGCACTGTACATATCAGTAATAACCTGTGTAACCCAAGCAAATTGGGTGGGGAGCCACCCAAGGCCGTTTGAGGACATTTGCACAGAGGACTACACTTCGATGTGTGTTGCACATTGGAAGCCTCAGACAGTGCTGTGGCCATGTAATACCTAGGGGCCTACCAGATTCACAGCCCCGAAAAAcacgtcacagactgtgaaatcagATCTTCCCCAGGAAATCTAGCTAttggaggggagtgggagaggcagggctgggggtgccccAGTTGGGGGCTCCTAGCTGTtcgtctgggctggggagggatcaGACCCTCCCCGGGCTGCAGGAAGCTGCACGGCTAtgctgaaggcagtgcagaaatgagggtggcaatcctgcaaccctctcttcccccccgccccaacagcTTTGCAACCCCCCACaacctccttttgggtcaggatccccacagttacaacaccatgaaatttcagatgtaaacatctgaagaCCTGAAACTGACCAATTAAACGCTTTAGCCATGAAATTGATCAGAATGGACTattaatttggtagggccccagtAATACCTGATACCTCCCCTGCCCTTGCAGCATGATGGACTTAATGATCTAATGGTTTCCTTCTATCTCTGATACCCAGTGCAATGATATAACTAATGGGCTCTCTTTGCTCTCTCAGTTTCAAGCTGTTCCAGAGTTCAGCCAGCATCCCTGCTAAATTTGCTGAGGACAAGGAAAAGATGGTTGCCCGAACAATCCAGATTGTGGAGCTGGCCAGTGAGACGTGGCTGGTGACAGGCCGGCATCCCGTTCCCATCGTCACTGCTGCGGCCTACCTTGCGTGGCAGTCGCTGCAGCCTGTGGGGCGCCTGACATGCACCTTCCCTCGCTTCTGTAAGCTGGCGGGCACAGACCTACCCCCACCGGCCCACCTGCGGCTGAAGGAGCTTAACGACATCCTCCTGAGAATGGCCTCCCAGCTGGCCTGGCTGCGTGTGCTCAACGTGGACAAAAAGACTGTGGTCAAACACATTGGGGACCTGCTCCAGCACCGACACTTCCTGCTGAGACGCTCCTTTAGCTCAGGAGACACTGAGGATCAAAGTGCCACAGCAGCAGGTGATGGCTCTGAGTGTTCACCACAAGCTGAAGGGGGCTCGACCCAAGCGGAGGGCTGCCACCCCGGGGGCAAACAGAAATGCAGCAGTGTACAGAGGCCTTTGCTGCCACCATGCCTTATAAACCCCAGGAAGAGACTTCGAACAGTAGCTCTGAGCCCTTCAGAGCAGGCTATCACTGGAGATGAGGCCATTTCGGACAGCGAAATAGAGCAATACCTGCGGAGCCAGGAGGAGATGCGGGAGCTCAGCAAGGCCCAGGCCTGGCACTGAACCGAGCTCCCAAGAGCAACATGGACAGAGGAACTGAGAACTGGCCAGCTGAAGTAACGGTAGGAATTCTACAGCACAGCTGTCTGTGTTGCACTGCCAGCAGACATTCTTCCCACTGGAGAAATAGGATAACGGGGTCTCTCAAGCGTCCCATGCTATGGGAAGGAGTTGTAAGGAAATGACGACATGCTCTCCTAGTCTGCTGGGGCAGAAAATTAAAATACCAGAATGACTTGCTAAATGAGACTTTCCTCGGGAAACTCTTTGATTTGTTAAAAATAATCATCACAGCTGCCAGAAATGCCTTCAGGGTCTTCTCTTACCAATTTAGTTAGTTATTTTGTTGAAATTCAGATGTTCTCCAGCATCGTCCCGGTGCAGCCCTTACAAGTGAGTCTAACTTGTCTGTGTACTGATCGAAGGTGGTGGCAGTAGTGTGGGTAAGTAATTCTATTTTGCCTGTCAATAGAAGCATTCAGGTTTCTTGCTGTTGTATCTGGGTGTGACCCTTCCAGCTTGACAAAAAGGCTGTTAATCTGTGTGGTTTTGGTTAGGACTAATCCCTTTGCATTCCCTGCACTAAGATGTAGGATTATTTGAATGAGGAGGGCCTTGAATAGGGCAGCCAGCTCATTTCTCAAGGCTGCTCAGTGGCACACAAACCTTCTATGAATTATTACAGAGCAAAGTCAGGGTTATGCATCCACCTTTGGAAgtgctgaggagagagagagtactTTTTTCCTGTCTAAAACAGCGTTAACACTTGGTTAATTTGAGTTCCTTCCAGCGAAGTGCGACCCTGCCATTTTGTTCCACTAGAGCTCAGCTGCATTGTTTGTGATTTACTAGAACTGCCACCTTCATTTGCTGTTAAGGCTTTTTTCAAAATGCAGTGCCTGTTTCCCTTGGTGAGCAATAAACTCCCTGTTTGGGCATCACGCTACAAGATCTAAGTCTTGGGGCCACTGCCTTGGGGACAGATAGTGGGTTGGGTTGGATATCAGAGACATCCCTAATAATACTGTTGGGAAGCTAGCGTTTCCCTCTGTCTAATAAGGAAAACAGTTCTGACCTTGGCTGTTAAATTTATTATGTGAAGCTGCTGGAATTTTGAATCCTTTCTTTGTATGATTATGGCACCATTTGTAGATATCTAAGTACAGCCAAATTCAATAAAAGAAATGACCTTGTGCTGAAGGGTCTGTCGTTGTATTAGGGACTAAGGGCCTAGAACAAGCAACGTCACTTCTCAGTAGATTTGCAaatctttaatatattaaaacaaaacatatcTGCTAGAAACATTCggtttatataaaaaaaatgcaacccccccccaaccctttaAACGCATTTTCTTTGGCACttttcccctgctccctcccccatgtATATTGCAAGAAGCTCTGTTGATATGTCATTTGCTTGTAATGTAAACAGACAAAATAAGTGTAATACAAAGCTTTTATAATACTGTCACAGTGCAGCAAGCATATAACAAGTTCAGCATCAGATTCAAATTGTATTAAATACAAAGcacatttaaaaagtaatttgaaTTAGGGGGAAGTCTAAAAAGGCTGGGGGGTAGTAGCACTGCTGTGTAAGCCCATTGGTTTTTCAGCAATAGAAGGGGTTCAGAATGGAGAGGAAGAAATAGAGGAAAAATCTTAAGTGCTTTATAATCCATTAACTCCGGCATCTTTCCACCCCAAATCTCTTCGGAAATGGTGTGGACATGAGTGCTGGCTCCATGCATGCCTTCTAGCACTTCAGTCTGTAACTAACCCCTGGGGAGGTAGGTAAGTGTTGATACCCATGTTTACAGGGGCACAGAGGTGGTGACTTGCCTTCAGCCACAAACAGGAGCCTGTATCAGAGCTGGGCTTAGAGTGCTGGAGGTTCCTGGCTTTAGTCCTGTGTCCAAGGCAATGTGCCCCACTCTTCTAATCCTCCTTTGATTTCAAGTGGGACAAAAGCAACCAAACTAGCAGGAGAACAACTAAGGCACTGGGTCTCCCTGCTGACTAGAGGAACAAGGCTAAAATTCTCTTCTCAGCTGACCGCTGGTCAAAACTCCTTTTGAAAGGCAAACAGCAGGACAGAGGAGAATTCTAAGGGCTGTTTCTTTCTTCATCCACTGGTTAGGGTATGAAATTACTGGGGGTTTGAATACCCAGTTCAATGCCTCACAGGCTGTTTTCTCCTCATtacttctcactgtgtttctttAGTGACAGGCACATGTGGTGGAATTGGCAGCAAATCTGAGCTCATGCCAACAAAACAGGAACATGAAACTTATTGCTGGGCACTATTTTGaatagaaacttcctttttttagGAGACATTTTTACTGAAGGCTCCTTTTCAACACCAGGCTCTGGGACCTGTCTGTATTTATGGTAAGAAGCTTCTTTATATTTTACACTAGAAAAAAGGTACTTGACTTTTTGTATTGGAAAAACAAGTAccagcccttttaaaaattttgtaGGAAGGCTGAGTTATATAGACACTTAACTCCTTCAGTTTTTCTCTGTGTGGCCTGAACAATTGCCCTACTAGTTAACAAGGTTCTTTTCACTTAATAATAGAACCAGCTCTAGACTGGGCAGACTCTGAATTatctatttacattaatttaaatgttttgctgcaagagcaaaactaaacatttttgaaCATGCTAAATGGGATTTAAGGGCAAGTATCGATATCTGTACCTCTGCCCAACTCCTTGGTTCCCTTTTGAGTGGCTAGCACTCCTGCCACACAAGGCATGAAAAGCTTTCACAGTGAGTGTAACATACATAAAAAATAATGCCCCTGCTGTTTCATTGATGGAAGCCCTTTTGCCTAGCATGGGTCTTTAACCCAGCTCAAGAGCAGTTTTCCTGCAGTGATTTTAATGTCTGTCATATGCAGACAATTTACTTTGCTTGGAGCTTTTTCTTACCTCTTGTTCATTTTTAACTATGGCTTTTACTTTGGTAGCTCAGTAACCCATAGGGCTAAATATACATTTAAGAACAGTCAGATCAAATACTTGTCATTTCAGTCTCTctttctgaaaatgtgttttGGTAAGGATGAAACAGACATCTCGACTGCAGTGTCTTTGCATGAAGGAGCTAGTTCTGGTCTCCTAACCAACACTGGATGGCAAAAGTAAGTTCTTGCCAAAACTCCTAAGGGGAGACTCACTGCTCATAGAACACTGAGGCACTTCCATCAGCTACCAGTCAGtctatacatatatacatacaataATATAgatttgaaaaataaacattttccttctgtatatttataaaatagCATTTAGAATCACTCATGTGACATGCAGAAGTGATTAAAATAAGATTGCTCCTCAACTGCAGTGATTGTCTTTCACCTTAAGATCTTAGTACTCCTGTGTCCTCCGCCCACTGAGAATTAGAGGCGGCTTGTTGATGTGCTGTGCTCTGACTCTCTCCATTCCAGCACCCAGGTGGAACAAGACCCACTGTTACCTGCTGATTGACAGAGGAATTAAAACATTCTGGACAGTACCACCCAGGCTCCTGACTCGGTTTGAAGGTTACATTCGACCTGACAGAAGATGCTTTCGGTTAGCAGTGCCGTTGCCTGAGGAGTAGGATACTGTAGCTGCCCGGGCCCTTCAGCCCTCTAGACGGTCGTTTCGCTCTTCCAGAGGCCAGTCTTCATGCCAGCCATGCTCTCTGCACTGGTGAGGTTTATATCGTACTTACTGCCTTTCAGCCCCCCGTTCTGGTTGGCCATGTTAAGCGGGTAGGATCGCCGCTTAGTCTCTTTCTCAATGGTGTGGGCCTGTTTGAGGTTATCCCTGCTAGCGCTTCTCCTCtgagctctgctgaagtcaggaACCCGATGGTTGCTGCTCCCACCATCGCTCCCttcagactgggtcagagcagcATCCCCCCCCTGCACTGCTGCTACCCTGGGTCCCAGGGGGCTGTTTCGGCTGCTGTGGAGGCTCCCACTCTCGCTGGAGGGGTGATCTGAAGAAGGCCCCCGCAGCACCTTCAAGCGGTGGTGCTTCCCCTCCCGGTACTGCTTAGTTCTGCTCTTGTGGGTCCTGCGCCCATGTACGTTGTTAGCATACCTGGCCGCGCTGGCGTTCTTATTGCTGGCCGTCTCCATCTCTTCGTAGCAGGCTGGCCGTGGTGGGGGGCAGCTCTCTGCCTGGTTCTGAGCCACCTGCAGGTTGGTGAGCTTGCAGTGGCCCACGGTGGAGTTGGTGCTGCTGGGTGAGGAAGAGGACTTGATGGAATGAGCCACCTCGGGGTTGCAGCCGATGAAGATCTGCGAGCCCTCCTCTGCGGCCATGCCTGGGTGGACATACGCTTGCATGGGCAGCGCATTCCTGTAGGATGGGCAGCAGGCAAACCAGGAGTTCTGCACGTCTCGACGCCGGGCACAGTGGTGGATGAAGATAAAGAGCCCCAGTGCTACAGCTGTTAACCCATAGAGGCAGCTGAAGAGGACATTCAGGTACCAGCGCTGGGACACGGCCATGGCCCCAAATGTCCACAGCGCAACGTACAGGAAATGGGTGATCAGCAGTACCCAGAACTGCACCTTCAATGAGTAGACGCCGTCCACATCAGCACTGTGCGTCCCAGAGTGAAGGGTGACGGAAATGGAGCCTGAGTCTGTCAACAGGTTGCTGCTGCCACCCAACCTTGGGGGGGTCTCGAGGGGCACTGGAGGGTCTTTTTGGTTCTCTGACTGGCACCAGAGGTTAACCCCCGTGCACAGGAAGTAAATCCAAGTGATGAGCAAAATGAAAGCCACAGGAACGTAGAAAGCCCCAAGGCTTGGTCTCCACACCAGCCAGCAGCTGTAGGGGAGAGAAGAGCTTAAGAGTCATCAACATCCTGACGGTCAGCCTGTGAATATATCCAGGACTGGGACACTATTCACAGGTAAGGAAACACATCCAGAGCTGGGATTAATATGGGTTTCTGGATCCTAGATTCCTTCTGTAAGCACTGCACAAGGCTTGTGCATTGTTCAGAAACAGCATCAGCAGTCACTAAGGAACGGGGGTGTTGTAGGAATAGATGATAAGCTTACAAGGGCATTTCCCCTTCACTGGCATGGGCACTAATAGAACATAATTCCCTGCTGTAGATGCTCGCTCTCACCTTTGCAAACAAAACATACCTGCCTGATTAAATTCAAACCCCAAACCATTTCATTGGGTTGGATCATGGCATGGAAAGATCAGTTATTTCTGATTCAGAAATAACTAACTTTCCTGCAGCCGTTTCCTATTGGTGCATGCTGTTGCAAAGGTGGGGTGGGAAGCCATTCTCTAGCAGCCTGAGGTAACATTCAGGTGCTCTTGCAGGATATGCAAGAGCCCAAGTAACGAATTCTGACCTGGCCTTGAAATAAGAGTGGATTGGGGGTTTTAGCTGCAACACCAGGCTGCTGATGCTGTCCAGGTCCCCCCTCCTCACTTGAGGCTAAGCACTAGCGACTGAAGGAGGAGGCAGCAAGAAGGTAAGGAAGGAACAATTCACTGCTCCTGTTGCACTTACTAGGGGTTGTTATCCTGGTAATTGTGGGTATTGACAGCCGCTGTGATCCCACAGATGATGAGGGGGATCCCGCCAGCAATCAGGTAGAATCTGTAACATGAACAAAAGCCATTGTTACCCCACTGTCCCCAGGGAATGTAATTGTTTAGGACTGTGCCTGTTGTCTAATCGTTCTCAGCCCTTCAATTGCTTGTAACTTCCTAAATCTCTTGTCTCGGGGGAAGTTTGAAAAACTCTGGCTCTGCCATATTTGAGATGGAGGATCTGGGGAGAGAACCACACTTTCCTCTCCTTATGAAGAGATGGCACCCTTTAAAATAACAACAGTAGTAGTGACAATAGGGTTGGGGCTAGAAAGCATAAATTGAGGGAAATTGCCCAGCCAGAGGAGCAATGAAAACTGGCTTGAAAAGAAGTGTCTGGATTAGGTAACCCTAAgcgcacaaagaaaaggagtacttgctcATGctctaagtcctccttttctttttgcggatacagactaacacggcagctactctgaaacctaagcacACAGCTACTTTTCAAGGAAAGACAGCTGCAATGCATGTGGCTTTCCAACATTATTTTTACAAACGTGCATGTCCAGTAGGCAAAGGCTCCCCATGCTAGAGCTAGCTGACAACGTCAGCGCTTTCTCCTGAGCATGTCTTTCTGCTTTCACTTCAGCCTAGTCATAGCTGCATCAAAGAGAAACGGCTGTACCGTAGCATGGGccgaggggctggctggggcacgTCCCCTTCCGGCTGCTGCGGTGCCTTCCACGTCACCTCCTTGTAGATGACTCTGGCCTTCACTGCCATCCACAGAAGAGTGGATAAGGAGGAGTAGTGCAAAATGATGCCAACCTACAGGGCCAGAGGATACAAAGCAGTCAGTAATTTATTAGTGCCTGAATCCAACAACTCCTATGCCTGCTTACCTGTTACAATGGCTGGCTGTGGGAAACTTAGGCCTGCTCTGCTAAATGcattgcagctgctgctgcagttttTCTCTTCCATCTGTGTTTCTAATGTGCTCAGCACCGAAGGAAGCAATCACTTCTGCCCAGGGCCTCTCAGACATGGATGCTGCCAGTTGGGACACACCAGGTAGTGGTCTGTCATGGACCCTCCAGGAATAACGTGGCCTGCTTTCCCTAGGGCTGTCCAGGACCTAGCTGTACTTACTGCTTGGCAGACAATCATGTAGTTGGTCAGAGTGATGCCTCCTGCAAACACAGCCGATGTCATGGCAATGTAGAAACAGAGGTTAAGCAGTATGTGCCAGCACTTCCGGGAGATATGAATGGTGCTGAAAGAGAGGCGCACAGCGGTGCTGATTAGCTGCTGTCTTGGAGGGGTTAAATTCACCACTACCAGGCTGTGTGTTCTGAAAGGCCCTTCTCGCAAACAGATATTACAGAGGCAGGGTTGTAGCCTTCCCAAATACTGAGCATTTACCTGAATTATAACAGTACTAGGTGCCTCGGAGAGAGGAGTCAACAACAGCAACACTGGAATAATTGCTGTAAGAGAAGCTTTCACAGTCTCTTTGGAATTGTTTTACTAAGACTGTCAGAGCGTTCATCTTTTTAGTAATAAACCCTAAGTTGTGGTGTGTTCCTATAACTGAAGGCACAGGATGTATTGACATAGTCAGCTAAATGGTAGTGTATTCCAACACTGCATAAAAGCAAGCTCCCAAAGAAGGGCAGTAGAATGAGCGTGAAGAGGTGAAGTTAAGTAAAGCCAGCTCTGCATGCAGCTGCCAGGTCTCCAAGGACTGAGCTGAGACCTAGATAGAGAAAGAAGCTTCCAGGTAGGTGCTACCCAGGACAGACCAATACTGGGATTTACagtgtcagattttcaaaaacttttAAAGCAGTTTAGGTGCCTATGTCTAACCAACATGCAATCCTCATTTACACCTTTAAGCATGCACACAACTATTTTGAGCTCCTGTAATTTGTAGGAGAAAAGATAATAGCTGGACTCCCACCTCTTGAACTCTGCACGTGCAGTTGGTCAGGTGTTAGAAAAAACTCCAGACTTTAAATGTGAGGCTTCTTAAAAGCCAAGCCATGATGCTAGTGTGTTAATAGTAAAGAATATTACTTGAATTAAACCATACTGGATTCCTTAACCTGCAAGGTGTTAGCAAGAAATGCAAAGGGTAGAAGGTGTGGCTCTCCAATTGCTGATCAGTTTGGGCTTTATTGTAGGAAACTTGAGGCAAGGGAGCCTGAAGGATTTTAAGCACCCTCAAGAGGAGAATTTGCTGATTCCTGAGAGGACAAGAAGCAGACCGAGAAGAGAGCTGGAGAACTTGCCGGCAGGGTGATGGGTAACAGTACGGACTTCCAAAAAGCAGAGTAGAAATGGGCAGGCTGCACTGAACACTACACACCTCTGGTGGCTAGACTTTTATATCCTACTCCTAGGTGTATTCTGTGGAGGGAAGGAGCACCTCAGGGTTCCCCCTTGTGCTGGGCACTCTACACCAGGGGCCAGGCTGTCCCTGCTCCTGCCaacttactgaagtcaagagtgggagaaaggatgaATTCGATCCCTATTTTACAACAATCCTAAGGCTGTGGCCCCTAAAATCTGGTTTGCATAAGGAAAACATGCTCCAATCTATAAACCAATACTGATCCTAGAGACCAACTGGAATAGAATCCATAATGAGGCAGACAAACCCATTTGCCGTAACTACAGCATTTATAGTTAAGGCTACCATTTTTCATGGCAGGGATTGGACAGTGCCTCTCAGGTTTAGTTAGGAGGGGGTCAAATTAATGACCACCAAGCACAGCCTGTTCTCCATACCAAAATCAACACCG contains:
- the BRF2 gene encoding transcription factor IIIB 50 kDa subunit, whose protein sequence is MSGQRKCPDCGSCEIVEDAHYAQNQLVCADCGFILTEGLLTTTFQDEEHLQEVTYSRSTGQNEQLSRCKLRGIKRVQDLCKVLYLPAVFEETALSYFQRAIEHPSFHLVSLEKKEILVGCCVFVTCRQRNWPLTMGTICSLLYADKELFASVYLCILKELDLDVPALSLTDLVKTHLNSFKLFQSSASIPAKFAEDKEKMVARTIQIVELASETWLVTGRHPVPIVTAAAYLAWQSLQPVGRLTCTFPRFCKLAGTDLPPPAHLRLKELNDILLRMASQLAWLRVLNVDKKTVVKHIGDLLQHRHFLLRRSFSSGDTEDQSATAAGDGSECSPQAEGGSTQAEGCHPGGKQKCSSVQRPLLPPCLINPRKRLRTVALSPSEQAITGDEAISDSEIEQYLRSQEEMRELSKAQAWH